The following are encoded together in the Arcticibacterium luteifluviistationis genome:
- a CDS encoding alpha-galactosidase produces MKEKLLLICLFISTITIAQDEGLIGALNSEKDSIESCYSILQNDTLTIGNSFIERRFRWNGGHVISIDIANKKSGKTINIKNGNTPDFGIKGLPVNSKKNNYSSTAVNASPIIPSHLMIQVLLEYEGLEVKQIFKVFPSSMGISSEYSLKKINSSLQFNAEDISIEQLNIENIHWAMEAIEFIDNTDRNNTFVKKENLLPYKSNEYVGNILYMSSLTENKGLYFLKEAPCSTIQLNYPGYDFSSYLKPNSTIVKSAGLGIKPEDLIINEWVKTFGYVIGVHDNQDITKKIALRSYQTNLRISRPDRDEMMMVNTWGDRNKDTKLREQFILDELKEAHKFGFTHYQIDDGWQQGLSKNSGVAGERLWDQWSFEDWLPNKQRFPNGFNSILALADSLNIKIGLWFHPSNENEYANWSQDADIVINLYRTFGITNIKVDGIKLPTKKADINLERFFNKILAETNYEMVFNVDATADNRYGYHYNNHLGNIFLENRYTDFKNYYPYQTLRNLWMLSAYMPSQRLQIEFLNKWRRAEVYGDEPFAPGNYSFDYVFAITMPSQPLGFFETTGLPDEADKSIELFKQYKAIHTELHNAQIFPIGNEPNGKSFTGFQFLTSDTEGYVLVFRELNDSEQFNLPTLFAPDKKVKFKKVYGDGFDFKAKTDYEGKVIFNIDKPNSFCLYKYTL; encoded by the coding sequence ATGAAAGAAAAGCTACTACTGATTTGTCTGTTCATATCAACTATTACTATTGCACAAGATGAGGGCTTGATAGGTGCACTGAACAGTGAAAAAGACAGTATTGAAAGCTGTTATTCAATTTTACAAAATGACACCTTGACTATAGGCAACAGCTTTATTGAAAGAAGGTTCCGATGGAATGGCGGACATGTTATCAGTATTGATATAGCCAACAAAAAATCAGGTAAAACCATTAATATCAAAAACGGAAATACGCCCGACTTTGGCATTAAAGGGCTACCTGTAAATTCGAAAAAAAACAATTACAGCAGCACCGCAGTAAATGCCTCTCCAATAATCCCGTCCCATTTGATGATTCAAGTTTTACTTGAGTATGAAGGTTTGGAAGTAAAACAGATTTTTAAAGTATTTCCTTCTTCTATGGGTATCTCAAGTGAATACTCTTTAAAAAAGATAAATTCTAGCTTGCAATTCAATGCTGAAGACATATCCATAGAGCAGTTAAATATTGAAAATATTCATTGGGCTATGGAGGCCATTGAATTTATAGATAATACAGACAGGAATAACACTTTTGTTAAGAAGGAAAACCTCCTCCCATATAAATCAAATGAATATGTAGGTAATATTTTGTACATGTCGAGCTTAACGGAGAACAAAGGGCTCTATTTTCTAAAAGAAGCACCCTGCTCTACTATTCAACTAAATTACCCTGGCTATGACTTTTCCTCTTATTTGAAACCAAATTCCACCATTGTTAAGTCTGCTGGTTTGGGCATAAAGCCTGAAGATTTAATCATCAATGAATGGGTAAAAACATTCGGCTACGTTATAGGCGTACATGATAATCAAGATATTACAAAAAAAATAGCCTTACGAAGCTATCAGACCAACCTCAGAATTTCAAGACCAGATAGAGATGAAATGATGATGGTAAACACGTGGGGAGATAGAAACAAAGACACAAAACTACGAGAACAGTTTATTCTGGACGAACTAAAGGAGGCTCACAAATTTGGGTTTACACATTATCAAATAGATGATGGCTGGCAGCAAGGTCTTTCAAAAAACTCAGGAGTTGCTGGTGAAAGACTATGGGACCAATGGTCTTTTGAAGATTGGCTTCCTAATAAGCAACGCTTTCCTAATGGATTTAATAGCATCCTTGCCTTAGCAGATTCTTTAAATATAAAAATTGGTTTGTGGTTTCACCCGAGCAATGAAAATGAATATGCAAATTGGTCACAGGATGCCGATATAGTTATTAACCTATACCGAACATTCGGCATTACCAATATAAAAGTTGACGGTATTAAACTTCCAACAAAAAAAGCTGACATCAATCTAGAACGCTTTTTCAATAAAATTCTAGCAGAAACAAATTATGAAATGGTTTTCAATGTAGATGCCACCGCCGACAATCGCTATGGATATCACTACAACAACCATTTGGGTAATATCTTCCTTGAAAACAGGTATACAGATTTTAAAAATTATTATCCATACCAAACCTTACGAAATCTCTGGATGCTTTCGGCTTACATGCCTTCCCAAAGGTTACAAATTGAATTCTTGAATAAATGGAGAAGAGCCGAAGTATATGGAGATGAGCCATTTGCTCCCGGAAATTATTCCTTTGATTATGTTTTTGCCATTACTATGCCTTCTCAGCCCCTAGGTTTTTTTGAAACTACAGGACTTCCTGATGAGGCCGATAAGTCAATAGAATTATTCAAACAATATAAAGCTATCCACACGGAACTCCATAATGCTCAAATTTTCCCTATTGGAAACGAGCCTAACGGAAAGTCATTTACTGGGTTCCAATTTTTGACTTCTGATACCGAAGGATATGTACTGGTATTTCGCGAGTTGAATGATAGTGAACAGTTTAATTTACCCACTCTTTTTGCTCCTGATAAAAAAGTCAAGTTCAAAAAAGTATATGGTGACGGTTTTGACTTTAAAGCAAAGACAGATTACGAAGGGAAAGTTATATTCAATATTGATAAACCAAATTCTTTTTGCCTGTATAAGTATACCTTATAG
- a CDS encoding heme-binding domain-containing protein → MIKKILSALLAILFVIQLIRPEKNVSDSVSVNDISAKYEVPEDVHLILKKACTDCHSNNTVYPWYANIQPVAWYLDDHIQDGKKHFDMSEFLAYEPWRAHHKLEELEEEVEENKMPLEDYVRIHEEADLTSDEKSKLIAWSRGVRAEMAADSTLDLTRPEKKK, encoded by the coding sequence ATGATCAAGAAAATTCTTTCAGCTCTACTAGCCATTCTTTTTGTTATTCAATTAATAAGACCAGAAAAAAACGTTTCTGACAGTGTATCAGTCAATGATATTAGTGCAAAATATGAAGTACCCGAAGATGTGCATCTTATTTTGAAAAAAGCCTGTACTGACTGCCATTCTAATAATACGGTGTATCCATGGTATGCTAACATTCAACCAGTGGCCTGGTACCTAGATGACCACATTCAAGATGGTAAAAAACATTTTGACATGTCTGAGTTTTTGGCTTATGAGCCTTGGAGAGCACATCATAAATTAGAAGAGCTTGAAGAGGAGGTAGAAGAAAACAAAATGCCTTTAGAAGATTATGTAAGAATTCATGAAGAGGCAGACTTAACTTCAGATGAAAAATCAAAGTTAATAGCTTGGTCAAGAGGCGTCAGAGCGGAAATGGCGGCAGATAGCACCCTAGATTTGACAAGACCAGAAAAGAAAAAATAG
- a CDS encoding prohibitin family protein, with amino-acid sequence MSLLLFLGLAAIIASFVVNTPTSPVQKLSGVIRIAGFVLLALGALSKAVIQIDPGQVGVQSLFGNVQERTLPSGLSVVNPLVEVKEFDIKTQNYTMSGVNDAGNAGDDDAIKALSQDGLEVTIDLTVLYRIIPSSAPSIYRELGTSYRDLIVRPIARTRIRDLAANYEAVSLYSSKREEFQSKIFEAIDSDFTSRGLVLEQLLVRNITLPESVKKAIESKINAEQDAQKMEFVLQKEQQEAERKRVEARGIADYQEIIASTLTSKQLQYESILAQKELSLSPNAKVVIMGSGKGNILISQ; translated from the coding sequence ATGTCATTGTTATTATTTTTAGGCCTTGCGGCCATTATTGCCAGTTTTGTGGTAAACACACCTACGTCTCCCGTACAGAAACTGTCTGGAGTTATCAGAATAGCTGGTTTTGTTTTATTAGCACTTGGAGCATTGTCAAAGGCTGTTATTCAAATTGACCCAGGACAAGTCGGCGTTCAATCATTATTCGGAAATGTGCAAGAAAGAACATTGCCAAGTGGTTTGAGCGTTGTAAATCCATTGGTAGAGGTAAAAGAGTTTGATATTAAAACTCAAAATTATACCATGTCTGGAGTTAATGATGCAGGAAATGCAGGAGACGATGATGCTATTAAAGCCTTGTCTCAAGATGGTCTTGAGGTAACTATTGACTTAACTGTTTTATATAGAATTATACCTTCTAGTGCACCTTCTATATATAGGGAGTTAGGTACTAGCTATAGAGATTTGATAGTTAGGCCAATCGCTAGAACAAGAATTAGAGATTTGGCTGCCAATTATGAAGCAGTATCACTTTATTCTTCTAAAAGGGAAGAGTTTCAGTCTAAGATTTTTGAAGCCATTGATAGTGACTTTACCTCTAGAGGTTTAGTATTAGAGCAGCTTTTGGTGCGTAACATTACTTTGCCAGAATCTGTTAAGAAGGCTATTGAGTCAAAAATTAACGCAGAACAAGATGCTCAGAAAATGGAGTTTGTGCTTCAAAAAGAGCAACAAGAAGCAGAGCGTAAAAGAGTAGAGGCAAGAGGTATTGCAGATTATCAAGAAATTATCGCATCTACTTTAACTTCTAAGCAGTTGCAGTATGAATCTATTTTAGCTCAGAAAGAGCTGTCATTATCTCCAAATGCTAAAGTGGTGATTATGGGAAGCGGTAAAGGAAATATTCTTATTAGTCAGTAA
- a CDS encoding sigma-54-dependent transcriptional regulator has translation MAKILVIDDEKSIRDALRDILEYEGYQVDEAKDGQEGLEMVLSAPYDVALCDIKMPKLEGLDVLQKAKEEGSITQFVMVSAFGNVENAVEATKRGAFDFITKPPDLNRLLVTVRNAIEKANDVEVIKTLKKRVYKKNEIVGESAIIMKVKETINRVGPTEARVLITGPNGSGKEMVAKQIHEKSNRLKKPLIEVNCAAIPSELIESELFGHERGAFTSAVKQRIGKFEQADNGTLFLDEIGDMSLSAQAKVLRALQEGKITRVGGEKEIKINVRVLSATNKDLKQAIADSEFREDLFHRLNVIPIHVPALADRVEDIPALAEKFLQDVGEDYTDQPLKRFSPEAMEQMKKLPWTGNVRELRNVVERLVIMCGEVIQADDVKLYAGMGM, from the coding sequence ATGGCAAAAATCCTCGTAATAGATGATGAGAAAAGTATCCGCGACGCTTTAAGAGATATCTTGGAGTATGAAGGATATCAAGTTGACGAAGCTAAAGATGGTCAGGAGGGGCTTGAAATGGTTTTAAGTGCACCATATGACGTAGCATTGTGTGACATCAAAATGCCAAAATTAGAGGGATTAGATGTGCTTCAAAAAGCTAAAGAGGAGGGCTCTATTACACAGTTTGTAATGGTCTCCGCTTTTGGGAATGTAGAAAATGCAGTAGAAGCTACTAAAAGAGGTGCCTTTGACTTTATAACAAAACCACCAGATCTTAATAGGTTATTGGTTACGGTAAGAAATGCCATTGAAAAAGCCAACGACGTTGAGGTTATTAAAACACTGAAAAAGCGTGTTTATAAGAAGAACGAGATTGTAGGGGAATCTGCAATTATCATGAAAGTGAAGGAAACTATCAATAGAGTAGGACCTACAGAGGCTAGAGTGTTGATTACTGGGCCTAATGGTTCTGGTAAAGAAATGGTGGCCAAACAAATTCATGAGAAAAGTAACAGACTTAAAAAGCCACTTATTGAGGTGAACTGTGCTGCTATTCCATCAGAGCTTATTGAAAGTGAGCTTTTTGGTCATGAGCGTGGTGCATTTACCTCTGCCGTAAAGCAGCGTATTGGTAAGTTTGAGCAAGCCGATAATGGCACTTTGTTTTTGGATGAAATTGGCGACATGAGCCTTTCTGCTCAAGCAAAGGTTTTAAGAGCCTTGCAAGAAGGTAAAATCACGAGAGTGGGTGGTGAAAAGGAGATCAAAATTAACGTAAGAGTACTTTCTGCAACTAATAAGGACTTAAAGCAGGCTATTGCTGATAGTGAGTTTAGAGAAGATTTATTTCATAGACTTAATGTAATCCCTATTCATGTACCAGCCTTGGCAGATAGAGTAGAGGATATTCCAGCATTAGCCGAGAAGTTTTTACAAGATGTAGGTGAAGATTATACAGATCAGCCACTTAAGCGTTTTTCTCCTGAGGCCATGGAGCAAATGAAAAAGTTGCCTTGGACTGGAAATGTTAGAGAGCTACGCAATGTGGTAGAGCGTCTTGTGATTATGTGCGGTGAAGTAATTCAGGCAGATGACGTGAAGCTTTACGCAGGTATGGGAATGTAA
- a CDS encoding YfcC family protein, giving the protein MKSIKFPTAHTVLFIIAALVALLTWILPSGEYDRLSYSEESKEFVRTGQSAGQFPASQETLDDFGIKIPLENFIGGSIWKPIGIPGTYHKTESKPQGLSEFFQAPLKGITDSIDIILFVLILGGMIGVVHSTNAFDSGVASLSNLLKGKEFLLIIIVTCLMAAGGSTFGLAEETIAFYPILVPVFLAAGYDAIVALSCIFIGSTIGGLGGTTNPFSVIIASDAAGINWLLGVNGRLLMLVSGTLICLWYILRYAKKVKRNPELSVIYDQKEEIEAAFLKKKGSVIKALTLNQKIVLVIFTSCFVIMIYGVSSLEWWFLEMTTIFFVGAVLIGMVGRVGEKKFVRAFVSGANDLLSVALIIGIARGITVLMENGQISDTLLNGGSALVSDMPKGIFVNMLYFVYMGLSLFIPSSSGMAVLTMPIFAPLADVVGIGREMIVNTYIYGQGLMTFINPTSMILASLTMVNVGFNKWVKFIWPLILILALLSMLFLTVGVYLH; this is encoded by the coding sequence ATGAAGTCAATAAAATTTCCAACTGCCCATACGGTATTATTCATTATTGCCGCATTAGTGGCTTTGTTGACCTGGATATTACCTTCTGGTGAATATGATAGGTTAAGTTATTCAGAAGAGTCTAAGGAATTTGTGAGAACAGGTCAGTCTGCTGGACAATTTCCAGCAAGTCAAGAAACGTTGGACGATTTTGGGATAAAAATCCCTTTAGAAAATTTTATTGGCGGAAGTATTTGGAAACCTATTGGAATTCCTGGAACCTATCATAAAACAGAGTCAAAACCACAGGGTTTATCGGAGTTTTTTCAAGCTCCTTTAAAGGGAATTACCGACTCCATTGACATTATTTTATTCGTACTTATTTTAGGGGGAATGATAGGTGTGGTGCACAGTACCAATGCTTTTGACTCTGGAGTGGCTAGCTTGTCAAACTTGTTAAAAGGGAAAGAGTTTCTCTTAATAATAATTGTGACTTGCCTAATGGCAGCAGGTGGTAGCACCTTCGGTTTGGCAGAAGAAACCATTGCTTTTTATCCAATTCTTGTGCCTGTTTTTCTAGCTGCTGGCTATGACGCCATTGTGGCTTTGTCCTGCATTTTTATTGGCTCTACTATCGGTGGTTTGGGTGGAACCACAAATCCATTTTCTGTAATTATTGCTTCGGACGCTGCTGGTATTAACTGGCTTTTGGGCGTGAATGGAAGGCTGCTGATGTTGGTTTCGGGAACGCTAATTTGCTTATGGTATATTTTACGCTATGCCAAAAAAGTTAAACGAAATCCAGAGCTTTCCGTTATTTATGACCAAAAAGAAGAAATTGAAGCCGCTTTTCTTAAGAAGAAAGGGAGCGTAATTAAAGCACTAACACTAAATCAGAAGATAGTACTTGTCATTTTTACTTCCTGCTTTGTGATCATGATTTATGGTGTTTCGAGTCTTGAATGGTGGTTTTTAGAAATGACTACCATCTTTTTTGTTGGAGCTGTTTTGATAGGTATGGTTGGTCGAGTTGGCGAAAAGAAATTTGTAAGAGCTTTTGTTTCCGGGGCAAACGATTTGTTAAGTGTGGCATTGATTATTGGTATAGCCAGAGGTATTACCGTTTTAATGGAAAACGGTCAAATTTCAGATACCCTTTTAAATGGAGGCTCTGCCTTAGTTTCTGATATGCCAAAAGGTATTTTTGTCAATATGCTATATTTCGTTTACATGGGTTTGTCACTTTTTATACCCTCCTCCTCTGGAATGGCGGTGCTTACCATGCCCATTTTTGCTCCGCTGGCAGATGTAGTAGGTATAGGACGCGAAATGATAGTGAATACTTATATTTATGGGCAAGGTTTGATGACTTTTATAAATCCCACAAGTATGATTTTAGCCTCACTGACCATGGTTAATGTAGGTTTTAATAAATGGGTGAAATTTATTTGGCCACTTATTTTGATACTTGCTTTGCTTTCTATGTTGTTTTTGACCGTAGGTGTTTACCTCCATTAA
- the hemB gene encoding porphobilinogen synthase — protein MNLLHRPRRNRKSEAIRSMVAENSLSVNDFIFPMFVTGGTGKKEEIKSMPGISRFSLDTLLIELEEVVALGIKCICLFPNYPESKKDKYATESHQEGTLYLESLSAIKAKFPELAIMTDVAMDPYSSDGHDGIVEDGKILNDETVEVLCKMAVAQAKAGADIIGPSDMMDGRIEAIRIALDAEGFQDVSIMAYSAKYASAFYGPFRDALESAPKFGDKKTYQMNPANSKEALLEAELDVYEGADMIMVKPAFSYLDVIKLLNDNFNIPVTAYNVSGEYAMIKAAANNGWIDGEKAMMEMLLSMKRAGASVILTYFAKEAAAVLNRN, from the coding sequence ATGAATTTATTACATCGTCCTAGAAGAAACAGAAAAAGTGAAGCCATAAGGTCAATGGTGGCTGAAAATAGCCTATCTGTTAATGATTTTATCTTTCCAATGTTTGTGACCGGAGGTACGGGCAAAAAGGAAGAGATTAAATCTATGCCAGGCATTTCTAGGTTTTCTTTAGACACACTTCTGATTGAATTAGAGGAAGTAGTAGCTCTTGGAATTAAATGTATTTGTCTTTTTCCTAATTATCCTGAATCTAAAAAGGATAAATATGCTACAGAGAGTCATCAAGAAGGAACACTCTATTTAGAAAGCTTAAGTGCTATAAAAGCGAAGTTTCCTGAATTGGCAATCATGACAGATGTAGCCATGGACCCTTATAGTTCTGATGGGCATGACGGGATAGTAGAAGATGGTAAAATATTGAACGATGAAACTGTGGAGGTTTTATGTAAAATGGCAGTGGCTCAGGCAAAAGCAGGGGCTGATATCATTGGCCCGTCAGACATGATGGATGGTCGAATAGAAGCCATAAGAATAGCTCTGGATGCCGAAGGCTTTCAAGATGTGAGTATCATGGCATATTCTGCTAAATACGCTTCCGCTTTTTATGGTCCTTTTAGAGATGCTTTAGAATCTGCTCCAAAGTTTGGCGATAAAAAAACGTATCAAATGAATCCTGCAAATTCAAAAGAGGCTCTTTTAGAAGCGGAATTAGATGTGTATGAGGGTGCTGATATGATTATGGTGAAACCTGCATTTAGCTATTTAGATGTAATTAAATTACTAAATGATAACTTCAATATCCCTGTAACAGCCTATAATGTTTCTGGCGAATATGCCATGATAAAAGCGGCAGCAAATAATGGCTGGATTGATGGAGAAAAAGCCATGATGGAAATGCTACTGAGTATGAAAAGAGCAGGAGCAAGCGTTATTTTGACCTATTTCGCTAAAGAAGCGGCTGCTGTTTTAAATAGAAACTAA
- a CDS encoding AAA family ATPase, translated as MAENQNLQEKIKGVFEEVSKVVVGQDYLVNRLLIGLFTGGHILLEGVPGLAKTKTINTLAQVLDLGFKRLQFTPDLLPADLIGTMIYNQKSGDFEVKKGPIFSQLILADEVNRAPAKVQSALLEAMAEKQVTIGSETYQLDRPFLVMATQNPVEQEGTYPLPEAQVDRFMMKVFVNYLDKNSELEVIRRMTNLDWDYKPKTVLTAEDISQIRTEINKVNISDMLERYIIELVFATRFPADYGLDLEANYVQFGVSPRAGIALYNAAKATAFFDGRDYVLPEDIKPLAKDVFGHRIILNYEADADGVTTDQIIEKILKTVAIAGR; from the coding sequence ATGGCAGAAAACCAAAACCTTCAGGAAAAGATAAAAGGCGTTTTTGAGGAAGTATCAAAAGTAGTGGTAGGGCAAGATTACTTGGTCAATCGCCTACTCATTGGGCTTTTTACAGGAGGCCACATTCTTTTAGAAGGGGTTCCTGGTTTGGCCAAAACAAAGACTATCAACACGCTAGCTCAGGTTTTAGACCTCGGTTTTAAGCGACTCCAATTTACACCAGACTTACTTCCTGCCGATTTGATTGGTACCATGATTTACAATCAAAAATCAGGTGATTTTGAGGTAAAAAAAGGACCTATTTTTTCGCAATTAATATTAGCCGATGAGGTTAATAGAGCTCCTGCAAAGGTACAATCTGCCCTTTTAGAGGCCATGGCTGAAAAGCAAGTAACCATAGGTTCGGAAACATATCAGTTAGACCGACCATTTTTAGTGATGGCTACGCAAAACCCTGTGGAGCAAGAAGGCACCTATCCACTTCCAGAAGCTCAGGTTGACAGATTCATGATGAAGGTTTTTGTAAACTATCTTGACAAAAATAGTGAGTTGGAGGTAATAAGGAGAATGACGAATTTGGACTGGGATTACAAGCCCAAAACCGTTTTAACGGCGGAAGATATCAGTCAAATTCGTACTGAAATTAACAAGGTCAATATTTCTGATATGTTAGAAAGATATATCATTGAGCTTGTTTTTGCTACACGTTTTCCGGCAGACTACGGCCTAGACTTAGAAGCGAATTATGTACAGTTTGGTGTTTCCCCACGAGCAGGAATCGCCCTTTATAATGCAGCTAAAGCCACAGCCTTTTTTGATGGCAGAGACTATGTACTGCCTGAAGACATTAAGCCTTTAGCGAAAGACGTTTTCGGTCACAGAATAATCTTAAACTACGAAGCTGATGCAGATGGCGTAACTACTGACCAAATCATTGAAAAGATACTTAAAACTGTGGCTATAGCTGGGCGTTAG
- the prmC gene encoding peptide chain release factor N(5)-glutamine methyltransferase: MKKVKANKIFRFCISQLNIDEKESTAYILLEDAHGISKTDIVLDKELDLDQELLQEQLDRLNTQEPLQQIIGFTYFRNRKFSVSKDVLIPRPETEELIDLVKAFETSQPSIIDIGTGSGCIAISLALEIPEATVSALDVSKNAIKIAEQNAIELKTKVNFIETNFLKYDDGNFDIIVSNPPYIKDSERKEMSKNVLDFEPALALFVKDENPLIFYSALAKYAKNHLNKDGFICVEINSYLGQETKDVFINAGFKDVTLIQDFYNKDRFITAKG; this comes from the coding sequence ATGAAAAAAGTTAAAGCAAATAAAATTTTCAGGTTCTGTATTAGTCAACTAAATATTGACGAGAAAGAATCTACTGCCTATATTTTACTAGAAGATGCCCATGGCATTTCTAAGACAGACATTGTTTTAGATAAAGAATTAGACCTAGACCAAGAACTTTTACAAGAACAATTAGATAGGCTAAATACTCAGGAACCGCTTCAGCAAATTATTGGCTTTACTTACTTTAGAAACAGAAAGTTTAGTGTCTCCAAAGATGTGCTAATTCCAAGACCAGAGACCGAAGAGTTAATTGATTTAGTAAAAGCTTTTGAAACCTCACAACCTAGCATTATTGACATAGGAACGGGTAGTGGCTGTATTGCCATTTCCCTTGCTTTAGAAATACCTGAGGCTACGGTAAGTGCTTTAGATGTTTCAAAAAATGCTATTAAGATAGCAGAGCAAAACGCAATTGAGCTAAAAACCAAAGTCAATTTCATTGAAACCAATTTCCTTAAATATGATGACGGAAATTTCGACATAATAGTAAGTAACCCACCCTACATAAAAGACTCCGAACGAAAAGAAATGTCTAAAAACGTTTTAGATTTTGAGCCAGCACTCGCCCTTTTCGTTAAAGATGAGAATCCATTAATTTTTTATTCGGCATTAGCGAAATACGCAAAGAATCATTTAAATAAAGATGGCTTCATTTGCGTTGAGATTAATTCATACCTAGGTCAAGAGACCAAAGACGTTTTCATAAATGCAGGCTTTAAAGACGTCACATTAATTCAGGATTTTTATAATAAAGACCGCTTCATAACGGCAAAAGGATAA
- a CDS encoding 3-keto-disaccharide hydrolase — protein sequence MISKKNIICLALMATSITGFAQHTSTPPEVSPMPMKPEMTEIWEPEVQVVTPAKNVGDAPSDAIILFDGSNLDQWVSQKDATKPAPWTIVNNDHLEVKPGTGGIQTKMKFGDIQLHIEFSAPDKVEGASQGRGNSGLFLQNRYELQILDSYQNRTYRNGQAGAIYKDVAPLVNVMRGPLEWNSYDVIYTAVRFKADGRVDAPARITVLCNGVLVQNNTTIAGLTNYIGLHMYTEAHGDDVIALQDHNNKTQFRNIWLRKL from the coding sequence ATGATAAGTAAAAAGAACATAATTTGCCTGGCTTTAATGGCCACTTCTATTACTGGATTTGCTCAACACACTAGCACTCCACCAGAGGTTTCTCCAATGCCGATGAAACCAGAAATGACTGAAATTTGGGAGCCAGAAGTACAGGTAGTTACACCAGCCAAAAACGTGGGAGATGCTCCTTCTGACGCCATCATTTTATTTGACGGAAGTAACTTAGACCAGTGGGTAAGTCAAAAAGATGCCACAAAACCTGCACCATGGACCATTGTAAACAATGACCATTTAGAGGTTAAGCCGGGTACTGGTGGAATCCAAACTAAAATGAAATTTGGCGATATTCAATTACACATCGAATTTTCTGCTCCCGACAAAGTAGAGGGTGCCAGCCAAGGAAGAGGAAACTCAGGTTTATTTCTTCAAAACAGATATGAACTTCAAATTCTTGACTCTTATCAAAACAGAACATACAGAAACGGACAAGCCGGAGCAATTTATAAAGACGTAGCTCCTCTAGTTAATGTGATGCGTGGGCCATTAGAGTGGAACAGTTATGATGTTATTTATACTGCTGTAAGGTTTAAGGCCGACGGAAGAGTAGATGCTCCTGCAAGAATCACCGTTCTTTGTAATGGTGTTTTGGTTCAAAACAATACCACAATAGCTGGTTTGACAAACTACATTGGCTTGCATATGTACACTGAAGCACATGGCGACGATGTAATTGCACTTCAAGACCATAATAACAAAACTCAATTCAGAAATATCTGGTTGAGAAAACTGTAA